In the Prochlorococcus marinus str. MIT 9312 genome, GAAGTGATCATACCCCTTCTTCCTCCAACAATCGCAATTGTTATAGATAAGCAAAATGCACCAAAAAGGCCAACTTTAGGATCTACACCAGCTATACCTGAAAAAGCAATTGCTTCTGGGATCATTGCAAATGCAACAACTAAGCCAGAGAGAATATTTGACTTTGGATCATCTAACCAATTTTTAGATAAATATCTTGAGAAATTTGACATTTTGATTTTCTTTATAATTATGAAGTTACCTCATAAAGGAGGCAAAATACCTTGTGGGTCAAAAATATTCTTTAAAGTTTTTAATTCATTCATTCTATTCCCAAAGGCTAATTTAATTTCTTCCTCATGAGAATCCAAATGATTATGCAATTGGGCTAAGTGAACATTTGGATAAAACATTTTTAGCTTGCTCCAAGATTTATAAATCCATTCCAAAGCAATTTCTTTTTCTTGAAGATCATTTTTTTTCCATGATGCATATATCCATGGTTTCCAAGTGCTTTTTCTATGAACAAAAAAGCTTGAGCCATGATTTAAATTTTTAGTTTTGCAACCTAATTGTTGAGAAGCAACATAACAGGAATTATTAGGTTTATTATCCATTATTTCATCCAAACATTTTATGAAAATTGGGATATCATTTTTTAAATCTTCTCCAAGAAGACTAATTACCTCAGAATGGTTATTTGCATTCAGCTCATACAAATTCAATTCCTTTGGGAAGAAATTTATTTTGTTAAAGTTCTCATAAAATTTTTTTTCTAGAGTAGGAAATTTCTCTAGAAGCATTAGGAATTCTTCTGTTATTTTATCCTCTAAATTATTTTTGAGTTCAGCAAAAATATATATGTAAATTTTTTTGGCATAAATCCATTGAAGACTAATATTTTCTGGAAATTCCTCTGATATTTTTATTATTTCTGAAAGTTCATTTAGATTTAAAAATCCTTCAATAATTTTAATTGGATTAGATTGGAAAGTCTTAAGTTCTATTTCGGTAATAATTGAGAAGAAGGGTGCTGCGCCTTTAATTGCTTCCCAAATCAATTGTTCTTCTGGATTTATTTGATTTTTTTTTAAAGAGATAAATGTGCCATTACCCAAGAAACCTTTTATTGATTCAATATTATCAATGGCTAAGCCGTAGGTTCTACTTAGCGGGCTTACTCCACCAGTAAGTATATAGCCTGCTCCAGGAAGTTTAGAAAGTCCGATTGGAAAACTTCGATTATGTTTTTGTAAATGATTTACTAGATCCCCCATTATTACTCCCCCTCCAATTGTTACTAAATTGGTTTTTCTATCTAGGTGAATTTTGCAGTGATTTTTTCTTAGATCAAGAGTAGTAAAACCATTTTTTGCACAGCTAGAGGTTGTACCTCCACTACATACGCAAAGGTGCTCGAATTTTTCCCTAGAATAGTTATCCTCATTAAATAAGGAATTATCCACGTCATAAATTAATTTCTTTAATTTTGCATCTTTTGAGTTAATGTTAGGAACTTCAAGCAAGTTATTATTTTTCACTACATGATATTGTTCTTTACTATTATGTTATAAGTAATAATTTGAATTTGGATAATTTAGATTCGAAGTTAAATAATCAAGTCGCGATACTTATTTGTGGACACGGGAGTAGAAATAAACTAGCCATTACTGAATTTCAAGAATTAACTAAGTTCATCCAAAAAAGATATCCAAACTTTTTAGTTGAATATGGTTTCTTGGAATTCGCTAAACCTTCACTTGTTGATGCTTTAGACAAGTTAAAAGATCTTTCTATAAAGAAAGTAATTGCAATACCTGCAATGCTTTTCGCCGCTGGCCATGTAAAAAATGATATACCTAGCCTGCTTATGAATTATTCAAGTAAAACAGGTATTGAAATAATTTATGGAAGAGAATTAGGTATTAATAATTTAATGATTAGCGCAGCTTGTGAAAGAGTAAAAGATGTATTTAAACAAAATAATAATCTCAAACCCGAAGAATCATTATTAGTTGTTGTTGGTAGAGGTTCTTCTGACCCAGATGCGAATTCCAATGTATCAAAAATTACGAGAATGATAGTAGAGGGTATTGGTTTAGGGTGGGGGGAAACAGTTTTTTCTGGAGTAACTTTCCCTCTTGTCGAACCTGGCTTGAAAAATGTTGTGAGACTTGGTTATAAAAATATAATTATTTTCCCTTATTTCCTTTTCTCAGGTGTCCTTGTCACAAGAATAAAAAGGCAAAGTGATTTAGTTGCGATTAATAATCCAAATATTTCATTTATACATGCAAAATATCTTTCGTCACAGTCTCATGTGGTCGACACTTTTGTAGAAAGGATTGAAGAGATTCTTAATAACGAGGGTAATAATTTTATGAATTGCTCAACTTGTAAATATAGATCAAATTTATTTGGCTTTGAAAAAGAAGTTGGAATGGTACAAGAAAGTCATCATGACCATGTAGAGGGATTGGGGATCAGCTGTGATTTATGTGATCCTGAATGTAATGGTGCTTGTGAAATACAACATCAAATCCCAACTCATAATCAAGAAAAATCAAACCTTGGAGAAGGTGATTACTTAGAACATGAACATAATCACCACCATCATCATCACCATAGTATTTATCCAAATTCAAAACACCCTTTAGGTCCTGTCACGCTTAGCTTGCCTAATGAAGATCAAATCTTAAGAAAATCCATTGAAAATAACTGAATCATCTGTCTCTTTCTCGACTAAGTCTTAATAGACTCAGTATATATAAGTATTCTTAATATAAAATCAAGAAAGTATTTTGAGCTGGATTTTCCACAACTTACAGCTCGTTTTCCACGTCCAAATCCACATTGGATTAGAAATGCCAGTATCTTTAATAAAAAACAGGACTTCAACATTATTGTTGACTTTTTTTTTTGCCCTTATCAATTTCCTTATTTAAAAAGTATATTTTTAAAAATTTAATTTATAACATGAGTCTCATATGATAATTTAAAAAGTTATCTGGTAAATTTTTTTTGACATTTAGAAAAAAAAACATAATTATGGTTGTGTAGAAAAATAAGTTTATGGATCAAACCAGCCAAGCAAATTTATCCGACGTGAATAACAAGGAATGTTCTTCAAATAAAGTCTCTTTAGAAACAGAGCTTTCAGAAACTCTCTATAACACTATGAAAGATTTCGTATTAAGTAATCCAACTTGGGATCAATATAAACTTATAAATTCAGCATTAGCTACTTTTCTGGTTCAAAACGGATGTACGGATAATTCTGTTTCAGAGATTTATTTAAATCAACTATTTACTCCTTCTAAATCTTTTTAATATTTAGGCAGGCTCTCCTACACAAAGCCATCATTGTAAGTGTGGGGCTTTGCCAAGATGAAGTTGGCCAGCACGCTCCATCTAGCACAAGTACATTCTTGCATCTCCATATTCTATTAAATTTATCAACTACGCTATTTTCTTCATTAGTTCCCATTGGTGCGCCTCCTACTTCATGTATGTAATATCCTGGGGGAGGCGGACTATCTGAAAGTGCGATCAAGTTTTTTGTAAGTAAACTACCTAATGGGATATTAATTAGTTCATCAATATTTTTTATTTCTCCATTTGCAGCTTCTATTGATTTTAGTATTGTCTTTTCCATATGTTTTGCCATATTTAACTCATTTTTGCTCCATTCGAATTCAATGTAGGGAATTGGGATACCCCATTCATCTGTTTTTCTTGATAGAGAAACTGAGTTCTTCTCTCTAGGAAGGACTTCACCATGGGCAATAAGAAAGCCAATGGATGTCTTTGTGTCTTTTTGCAAAAATTTAGGTATCCCTAATCTATCAATTGCCCCCCAGATTCCATAACCTCTATTGAAATTTATTTCGTCAATTTTGGGTAAATTTGAACCAAATGGAATAAAGAAGCTGCCTGCTCCAGAAAGATCAGGAGGATTATCTAATGGTTTTCCTGATATTTTTGTTTTTGGGACTGAAAAAAATCTACAGATAGATATATGGTCCATGAGGTATTTACCTAATTTCCCAGAATCATCTTTAAAACCTGAGGAATTTGATTTATATTCTGAGTTCAGTAGTATTCGGAGAGTTGAAATTGTTGATGCGCAAAGAAGGATTAAATCACAATTTAATTCTTTTTTGCATCCATTTTCTAGGTTTACGATCGTTATTTTTGATGCAAGCTCTGTTATCTTGTTAATCTCAAAAGACTCCACTAGGTGATTTGAGATTATTTGTACATTCCCAGTATCTAAAGCTTTTTTTAAAGTGCTTCCTAAACTGGAGGACTTGGGCCATTTTTTATCTTTTACTGATGAATTACGGTCAAATCCTCTTGATTGGATAAATGGATAGTTTAATTTTGATTTAACTTTGCTGCCAAAAACATTTTCGTTTTCTGTAAGAGGGATTTCACTAATATATTTACCGTTTGGGACTTCCTTAATATCATCTTTTCGTCCATAGATGCCGCAGAAACTTTCAATGAAATCATAGTGAGGGGATAGTTCATCGTATGAAATAGGCCAGTTTGGTCCGAATCCGTCTTTTTTAGCTGGATGAAAATCTTCTGAGGAAAGTCTTAATGTTATGCCTCCCCACGTTAATGATCTCCCCCCATATTGTTTACCTTGAGTCCAAAGAAAGGGCTTTTTTTTTGGGAAGTCATAAGGATGCTTCAATTCATTTGAATATAAATCAGGATTATTTTTCCAATAGCCAGGATGTTGGCATTGATTGGCATGTTTTTTTGTTAAAACTCCTGAAAATCTTTTAAATGTACTTTTTGGCTCATGATTACTAGCTTCATGCCTTTTGACTTGAGGCCCTGCTTCTATTATTAAAACTTTTATCCCCTGTTCTGCCAATGTAAGTGCTGCTATTCCTCCTGTAGCTCCAGAACCAACAACAATTGCATCATAAGGACTTATATCCAAAACCTAGTTCGTAATTTGTTATTTCAATAAATATAGCATTCAGTAAATAATTAATTTTTAGATTTCAGCTTAAGAAGTTAGAATTTTTGAAATACTACTCAAAAAAATGAGATTTATCATTTTAACTGTTTTAATAATTGTTTTAACCCTCCCTTTTAGAAGCTTCGCTGCGTTGGATTATGGTAAACAATCCTTGGTAGGAGCTGATTTTTCTGGATCTGATTTAAAAGGAGCAACTTTCTATTTGACTGATTTACAAGACGCAAATTTATCAGGTTGTGAGCTCCAAAATGCGACTCTTTATGGAGCAAAATTGAAAGATACTAATTTAAGTAACTCCAATTTAAGAGAAGTAACTTTAGACTCAGCTGTTTTAGATGGAACAGATTTATCAAATACTAACTTGGAGGATTCTTTTGCTTATAGTACACAGTTTGAAAATGTAAAAATCCAAGGCGCAGACTTCACAAATGTTTTTTTGCCAAAAGATATTGTTAGGAAATTTTGTGAAAGTGCCTCTGGCACTAATCCAATCACAAATAGAGATACCAGAGAAACTTTAGAGTGCGACTACATTTAAATTTATGCGCATACAAGTTCTTTTTTAATTTTTCTTTGTTTATAAAGTGATCTTCCAACAGGCCAACCTAAAGTAGATAAATGTCTCATTAAAGAACCTGAGTATTTGAAATAAAGATTGTCTGAATATTTGATACCAATTTCTTTTAGAGTGGTTATTAACAAAAATAGATCTTTCTTATTGCCTTTTTTTATATCCAATAATATTAATGACTCACTTGATAATTTTTTTTCTAGAACCTTATCATTTTCAGCAAAACCAACTTTAAGTGAATTAAATTCATCAGAATAAAGAGTATAAATTATTCCGTCTTTGAATTTATCTTTTGAAGTACCTACATTAAACCTTGATGGTATTAATGTTTTGTATCCTTTTATGATTCTTCTGTTATTCATAATTATTTGATTTCATTCTGAGCTATTTCGTATTTCTCCAATAGATTGTTTACTTCTGCTAGTGCAATCCTCTTTTGACAGGCCGAGTCATATCTATTTACTGCTACTGAAGGTATAGAACCTTTGCTTTTCATTTCCCTTATACCAGTTTCTAAACACTGAAAAGCAACACTTGATAGATCTCTACCTTCTGCTGCAGCCCAAACTTTCAAAAGATAAGTAAGATTAGATGGTACTGAGATCTGTAATTTGTTCGAATTTGAAGTATTTAATGCAATATCATCGAGACTAATTTCTTTAGAAGAAATAGTTTCTTTAACCTTTTTCTTCAAAATTTTTACTTGGCTTATAGCGTCCTCTTTATTCTTGATTTTTTGTTCTATTTCAAATAACTCTTCTTCAGAATTCATTAAAG is a window encoding:
- a CDS encoding FAD-binding protein, with amino-acid sequence MKNNNLLEVPNINSKDAKLKKLIYDVDNSLFNEDNYSREKFEHLCVCSGGTTSSCAKNGFTTLDLRKNHCKIHLDRKTNLVTIGGGVIMGDLVNHLQKHNRSFPIGLSKLPGAGYILTGGVSPLSRTYGLAIDNIESIKGFLGNGTFISLKKNQINPEEQLIWEAIKGAAPFFSIITEIELKTFQSNPIKIIEGFLNLNELSEIIKISEEFPENISLQWIYAKKIYIYIFAELKNNLEDKITEEFLMLLEKFPTLEKKFYENFNKINFFPKELNLYELNANNHSEVISLLGEDLKNDIPIFIKCLDEIMDNKPNNSCYVASQQLGCKTKNLNHGSSFFVHRKSTWKPWIYASWKKNDLQEKEIALEWIYKSWSKLKMFYPNVHLAQLHNHLDSHEEEIKLAFGNRMNELKTLKNIFDPQGILPPL
- a CDS encoding sirohydrochlorin chelatase codes for the protein MNLDNLDSKLNNQVAILICGHGSRNKLAITEFQELTKFIQKRYPNFLVEYGFLEFAKPSLVDALDKLKDLSIKKVIAIPAMLFAAGHVKNDIPSLLMNYSSKTGIEIIYGRELGINNLMISAACERVKDVFKQNNNLKPEESLLVVVGRGSSDPDANSNVSKITRMIVEGIGLGWGETVFSGVTFPLVEPGLKNVVRLGYKNIIIFPYFLFSGVLVTRIKRQSDLVAINNPNISFIHAKYLSSQSHVVDTFVERIEEILNNEGNNFMNCSTCKYRSNLFGFEKEVGMVQESHHDHVEGLGISCDLCDPECNGACEIQHQIPTHNQEKSNLGEGDYLEHEHNHHHHHHHSIYPNSKHPLGPVTLSLPNEDQILRKSIENN
- a CDS encoding DUF2811 domain-containing protein — translated: MDQTSQANLSDVNNKECSSNKVSLETELSETLYNTMKDFVLSNPTWDQYKLINSALATFLVQNGCTDNSVSEIYLNQLFTPSKSF
- a CDS encoding GMC oxidoreductase, which translates into the protein MDISPYDAIVVGSGATGGIAALTLAEQGIKVLIIEAGPQVKRHEASNHEPKSTFKRFSGVLTKKHANQCQHPGYWKNNPDLYSNELKHPYDFPKKKPFLWTQGKQYGGRSLTWGGITLRLSSEDFHPAKKDGFGPNWPISYDELSPHYDFIESFCGIYGRKDDIKEVPNGKYISEIPLTENENVFGSKVKSKLNYPFIQSRGFDRNSSVKDKKWPKSSSLGSTLKKALDTGNVQIISNHLVESFEINKITELASKITIVNLENGCKKELNCDLILLCASTISTLRILLNSEYKSNSSGFKDDSGKLGKYLMDHISICRFFSVPKTKISGKPLDNPPDLSGAGSFFIPFGSNLPKIDEINFNRGYGIWGAIDRLGIPKFLQKDTKTSIGFLIAHGEVLPREKNSVSLSRKTDEWGIPIPYIEFEWSKNELNMAKHMEKTILKSIEAANGEIKNIDELINIPLGSLLTKNLIALSDSPPPPGYYIHEVGGAPMGTNEENSVVDKFNRIWRCKNVLVLDGACWPTSSWQSPTLTMMALCRRACLNIKKI
- a CDS encoding pentapeptide repeat-containing protein → MRFIILTVLIIVLTLPFRSFAALDYGKQSLVGADFSGSDLKGATFYLTDLQDANLSGCELQNATLYGAKLKDTNLSNSNLREVTLDSAVLDGTDLSNTNLEDSFAYSTQFENVKIQGADFTNVFLPKDIVRKFCESASGTNPITNRDTRETLECDYI
- a CDS encoding VHS domain-containing protein, giving the protein MPSNWSKIRDEWLDRTAIAKDDAKWALEALMNSEEELFEIEQKIKNKEDAISQVKILKKKVKETISSKEISLDDIALNTSNSNKLQISVPSNLTYLLKVWAAAEGRDLSSVAFQCLETGIREMKSKGSIPSVAVNRYDSACQKRIALAEVNNLLEKYEIAQNEIK